One stretch of Sander vitreus isolate 19-12246 chromosome 16, sanVit1, whole genome shotgun sequence DNA includes these proteins:
- the drg1 gene encoding developmentally-regulated GTP-binding protein 1, translating to MSILAKIAEIENEMARTQRNKATAHHLGLLKARLAKLRRELITPKGGSAGATGEGFDVAKTGDARIGFVGFPSVGKSTLLSNLAGVYSEVAAYEFTTLTTVPGVIRYKGAKIQLLDLPGIIEGAKDGKGRGRQVIAVARTCNLILIVLDVLKPLGHKKLIEHELEGFGIRLNKQPPNIGFKRKDKGGINFTATCAQSELDGDTVKSILAEYKIHNADITLRSDSTADDLIDVVEGNRVYIPCIYVLNKIDQISIEELDIIYKVPHCVPISAHHRWNFDDLLEKMWDYLRLVRIYTKPKGQLPDYTSPVVLPDGRTAVEDFCLKIHKNLIKELKYALVWGASVKHNPQKVGKDHVMNDEDVIQLVKK from the exons ATGAGTATACTTGCCAAAATAGCAGAGATTGAAAATGAG ATGGCCAGGACGCAGAGGAACAAGGCCACAGCTCACCACTTGGGTCTGCTCAAAGCTCGTCTTGCCAAACTAAGGAGGGAACTCATCACACCAAAAGGAGGCAGTGCTGGTGCAACAGGAGAAG gtTTTGATGTCGCAAAAACTGGTGATGCTCGTATTGGTTTTGTTGGTTTTCCCTCAGTGGGAAAGTCAACACTGCTAAGTAACCTTGCAGGTGTGTACTCTGAGGTTGCTGCTTACGAGTTCACCACTCTTACGACGGTACCCGGAGTTATTCGCTACAAAGGGGCCAAAATTCAG CTCTTGGATCTCCCAGGAATCATTGAGGGAGCCAAGGATGGCAAGGGCAGAGGCAGACAGGTCATCGCAG TGGCTCGAACTTGTAACCTAATTCTGATAGTGCTCGATGTGTTGAAGCCTCTTGGTCATAAGAAGCTGATAGAACATGAGCTGGAGGGCTTTGGCATTCGTCTTAACAAGCAACCACCCAACATTGGCTTTAAGAGGAAGGACAAAGGAGGCATCAACTTCACAGCTACA TGTGCACAATCGGAGCTGGATGGTGATACTGTTAAGAGTATCCTGGCAGAGTACAAGATCCACAATGCCGACATCACTCTGCGCAGTGACTCCACAGCTGATGACCTCATTGATGTGGTGGAGGGAAATCG GGTCTACATCCCATGCATTTATGTGCTCAACAAAATTGATCAGATCTCCATCGAGGAGCTTGACATCATCTACAAGGTGCCCCACTGTGTTCCCATCTCGGCCCACCACCGCTGGAACTTCGATGACCTGCTGGAGAAGATGTGGGACTACCTAAGGCTCGTGCGCAT CTACACTAAACCCAAAGGCCAGCTTCCTGATTACACATCTCCTGTTGTACTCCCTGACGGAAGAACTGCTGTCGAGGATTTCTGCTTAAAGATTCACAAAAACCTCATCAAAGAACTTAAGTA TGCACTTGTGTGGGGAGCATCTGTGAAACACAACCCTCAAAAGGTGGGCAAGGACCACGTGATGAACGATGAAGACGTTATCCAGCTGGTGAAAAAGTAA